One window from the genome of Leptospiraceae bacterium encodes:
- a CDS encoding ACT domain-containing protein → MKIVPQLTIIASNKPGVLANICGSLSDENINITGISVVDHIEYAIIRMVVSDPKKAIHLLGEAGVPVLESEVIEVPLKKGPGSLEYVAEILANENLNIEYVYATESPSNGGESILFLKSNDNKKAFEVLQKKLDKYE, encoded by the coding sequence ATGAAAATTGTTCCGCAGTTAACCATCATCGCTTCTAATAAACCTGGGGTATTAGCGAATATTTGTGGCTCACTATCGGATGAAAACATCAACATCACTGGTATAAGTGTTGTGGATCATATTGAATACGCCATCATCCGTATGGTAGTAAGTGATCCTAAAAAAGCCATCCATCTTTTGGGGGAAGCAGGTGTTCCTGTATTAGAAAGCGAAGTAATTGAAGTTCCTCTAAAAAAAGGACCTGGTTCTTTGGAGTATGTAGCTGAAATCTTGGCTAATGAAAATCTCAATATTGAATACGTTTATGCTACGGAGTCTCCTTCGAATGGAGGTGAATCTATTTTATTTCTAAAATCTAACGATAACAAAAAAGCTTTCGAAGTATTACAAAAAAAATTAGATAAGTATGAGTAA
- the sucD gene encoding succinate--CoA ligase subunit alpha — translation MAVLVDKNTRLLVQGITGKEGSFHTQQMIEYGTNVVAGVTPGKGGQKSEHGVPIFNTVREAVEKEGVNATVIFVPAPFAADAILEAIGAEIPLIVCITEGIPVRDMARVYTVLQNSKSRLIGPNCPGVISPGKAKIGIMPGFIHKEGTIGVVSRSGTLTYETVAQLTALGLGQSTCIGIGGDPVIGTKHKEAVKLLNEDPETEGIIIIGEIGGTDEEDAAEWIKDNVKKPVVGFIAGQTAPPGRRMGHAGAIITGGKGTAQSKMEAMRKAGIVVVENPAYIGRTMKEVLGR, via the coding sequence ATGGCAGTATTGGTTGATAAAAATACTCGTTTACTTGTTCAAGGTATCACTGGTAAAGAAGGAAGTTTTCATACCCAACAAATGATTGAGTATGGAACAAACGTAGTTGCAGGAGTAACTCCTGGGAAGGGTGGACAAAAAAGTGAACATGGTGTTCCAATTTTTAACACTGTTCGTGAAGCCGTGGAAAAAGAAGGAGTCAATGCCACAGTGATTTTTGTTCCCGCACCTTTTGCTGCTGATGCCATTTTAGAAGCCATTGGAGCAGAAATCCCATTGATTGTTTGTATCACGGAGGGCATTCCAGTCCGAGACATGGCAAGAGTATATACGGTTCTTCAAAATTCCAAATCAAGATTGATTGGTCCTAACTGTCCGGGGGTTATTAGTCCCGGCAAAGCCAAGATAGGTATCATGCCCGGTTTCATCCACAAAGAGGGAACCATCGGGGTGGTTTCTCGCTCAGGAACCTTGACTTATGAAACAGTGGCACAACTTACAGCTCTGGGTCTAGGACAAAGCACATGCATTGGGATCGGCGGAGATCCTGTAATTGGAACCAAACACAAAGAAGCCGTCAAGCTTTTGAACGAGGACCCCGAAACCGAAGGCATCATCATCATAGGAGAAATTGGAGGAACTGACGAAGAAGATGCCGCTGAGTGGATTAAGGATAATGTGAAAAAACCAGTTGTTGGATTCATAGCTGGTCAAACAGCTCCTCCGGGAAGACGAATGGGACATGCGGGTGCCATCATCACCGGAGGGAAAGGAACAGCTCAAAGCAAGATGGAAGCTATGAGAAAAGCAGGTATTGTGGTAGTCGAAAACCCAGCTTATATTGGACGAACCATGAAAGAAGTTCTTGGCAGATAA
- the rplM gene encoding 50S ribosomal protein L13, with the protein MSSHLLPSQKTPFAKNQEIKKKWVLIDATNQTLGRLASFIVHRLQGKYRVDFSPHQDVGDYVVVINADKVKVTGKKETDKIYYRYSGYPGGLKKATFREKIQKNPTEVLELAVKRMLPDGRRGRKLLKHLKIYSGPNHPHIAQKPELITINYKKM; encoded by the coding sequence ATGAGTAGTCATCTTTTGCCATCGCAAAAGACTCCCTTTGCGAAAAATCAGGAAATTAAGAAAAAGTGGGTTTTGATTGATGCGACAAATCAAACTTTAGGTAGATTAGCTTCATTCATTGTTCATAGACTTCAAGGAAAATACCGAGTTGATTTTTCTCCCCATCAAGACGTAGGAGATTATGTTGTTGTTATTAATGCTGATAAAGTCAAAGTAACAGGGAAAAAAGAAACGGATAAGATTTACTATCGATATAGTGGTTATCCAGGTGGTTTGAAAAAAGCTACTTTCCGAGAAAAAATTCAAAAAAACCCAACTGAAGTATTAGAGTTAGCCGTAAAAAGAATGCTTCCCGATGGTAGAAGAGGAAGAAAACTCCTCAAACACTTAAAAATTTACTCAGGTCCAAATCATCCACACATAGCTCAAAAACCCGAACTTATCACGATCAATTACAAAAAAATGTAG
- the rpsI gene encoding 30S ribosomal protein S9, translating into MENQTTTQTTEKKKQRVIFVGRRKTSVARVRLKEGNGKVIVNKRTLEEYLPILRLQKHAIEPLEITNLRNQFDVYVNVKGGGIDGQAGAIRLGIARAIEAKYPELRKVLKQHKMLTRDPRMVERKKYGKHKARRSTQFSKR; encoded by the coding sequence ATGGAAAATCAAACTACAACCCAAACCACAGAAAAAAAGAAGCAAAGAGTGATTTTTGTAGGTAGAAGAAAAACCTCCGTTGCAAGGGTCCGACTTAAAGAAGGCAATGGAAAAGTCATCGTTAACAAACGAACATTGGAAGAATACCTTCCTATTTTACGTCTGCAGAAACATGCCATTGAACCTTTAGAAATCACAAATTTACGAAACCAGTTTGATGTTTATGTGAACGTAAAGGGAGGGGGGATTGACGGACAAGCAGGTGCAATACGACTGGGAATTGCTCGTGCTATAGAAGCCAAATATCCTGAGTTGAGAAAAGTTTTGAAACAACACAAAATGCTAACAAGGGATCCACGGATGGTGGAAAGGAAAAAATACGGAAAACACAAAGCTCGAAGAAGCACACAGTTCTCAAAACGCTAA